A portion of the Symphalangus syndactylus isolate Jambi chromosome 13, NHGRI_mSymSyn1-v2.1_pri, whole genome shotgun sequence genome contains these proteins:
- the LOC129459289 gene encoding galactoside alpha-(1,2)-fucosyltransferase 2-like produces the protein MMKLCKPKDMGKEETQEAVKGFWATCPSFSTFYFVFAIFVVSTIFHCHQRLALVPAPWAYSARVVLAPRHLPREGLFTINSKGRLGNRMGEYATLYALAKMNGQPAFIPAQMHSTLAPIFRITLPVLHSVTASRIPWQNYHLNDWMEEEYRHIPGRYVHLTGYPCSWTFYHHLRHEILQEFTLHDHVREEAQKFLRGLQAKWTGQATFMGVHVRLGDYVRVMPHVWKGVLADRGYLQWALDWFQARCRLPVFVVTSDDMAWCRESINSSLGDVLFTGSGLQGSPAKDFALLTQCNHTIITVGTFGFWAAYLAGGDTVYLANFTLPNSPFDVVFRPQAAFLPEWVGLAADLGQAGQNGL, from the exons ATGATGAAACTCTGCAAGCCCAAGGACATGGGGAAAGAGGAGACACAGGAAG CCGTCAAGGGATTCTGGGCCACCTGCCCTTCCTTCTCCACCTTCTACTTCGTCTTTGCCATTTTTGTGGTGTCCACCATCTTTCACTGCCACCAGCGCCTGGCTCTGGTGCCTGCGCCCTGGGCATACTCAGCCCGTGTGGTCCTGGCCCCCAGACACCTCCCCCGGGAGGGCCTGTTCACTATCAACTCCAAGGGCCGCCTGGGGAACCGGATGGGTGAGTACGCCACGCTGTACGCCCTGGCCAAGATGAACGGGCAGCCCGCCTTCATCCCGGCCCAGATGCACAGCACCCTGGCCCCCATCTTCAGAATCACCCTGCCGGTGCTGCACAGCGTCACGGCCAGCAGGATCCCCTGGCAGAACTACCACCTGAACGACTGGATGGAGGAGGAGTACCGCCACATCCCGGGGCGCTATGTCCACCTCACGGGCTACCCCTGCTCCTGGACCTTCTACCACCACCTCCGCCACGAGATCCTCCAGGAGTTCACCCTGCACGACCACGTGCGCGAGGAGGCCCAGAAGTTCCTGCGGGGCCTGCAGGCCAAGTGGACAGGGCAGGCGACCTTCATGGGGGTCCACGTGCGCCTGGGGGACTATGTCCGTGTCATGCCACACGTATGGAAGGGGGTGCTGGCTGACCGGGGCTACCTGCAGTGGGCCCTGGACTGGTTCCAGGCCCGCTGCCGCCTCCCGGTCTTTGTGGTCACCAGCGATGACATGGCCTGGTGCCGGGAGAGCATCAACAGCTCCCTTGGGGACGTGCTGTTCACTGGCAGTGGCCTCCAGGGCTCACCTGCCAAGGACTTCGCGCTGCTCACACAGTGCAACCACACCATCATCACCGTGGGCACCTTCGGGTTCTGGGCCGCGTACCTCGCGGGTGGGGACACCGTCTACCTGGCCAATTTCACCCTGCCCAACTCCCCTTTTGACGTGGTCTTCAGGCCGCAAGCGGCCTTCCTGCCAGAGTGGGTGGGCCTTGCAGCTGACCTTGGACAGGCTGGACAGAACGGCCTCTAG
- the NTN5 gene encoding netrin-5 — MPVTFALLLLLGQATADPCYDPQGRPQFCLPPVTQLAAVVASCPQACALSPGKHLSPRETCNGSLTLALGGPFLLTSVSLRFCTPGPPALILSAAWASGGPWRLLWHRPAWPGALGGPERVTFHSTPGPKATVAASHLRVEFGGQAGLAAAGLRGRCQCHGHAARCAARARPPRCHCRHHTTGPGCESCRPSHRDWPWRPATPRHPHPCLPCSCNQHARRCRFNSELFRLSGGRSGGVCERCRHHTAGRHCHYCQPGFWRDPSQPISSRRACRACQCHPIGATGGTCNQTSGQCTCKLGVTGLTCNRCGPGYQQSRSPRMPCQRIPEATTTLATTPGAYSSDPQCQNYCNMSDTRVHMSLRRYCQQDHVLRAQVLASEAAGPAWQRLAVRVLAVYKQRAQPLRRGDQDAWVPRADLACGCLRLQPGTDYLLLSSAVSDPDPTRLILDRHGLALPWRPRWARPLRRLQEEERAGGCRGLRAPTPSPRPDH; from the exons ATGCCCGTGACCTTtgccctcctgctcctcctgggcCAGGCCACTGCGGACCCATGCTACGATCCACAGGGCCGCCCCCAATTCTGCCTCCCTCCAGTGACACAGCTGGCTGCCGTGGTGGCCTCCTGCCCTCAGgcctgtgccctgtccccaggaAAACACCTTAGCCCCAGGGAAACCTGCAATGGCAGCCTGACCTTGGCCCTGGGTGGCCCCTTCCTCCTGACATCTGTCAGCTTGCGCTTCTGCACCCCAGGACCCCCAGCCCTCATCCTGTCTGCTGCTTGGGCCTCAGGGGGTCCCTGGAGGCTGCTGTGGCACAGACCTGCCTGGCCTGGCGCCTTGGGGGGCCCTGAAAGGGTGACCTTCCACTCCACACCAGGTCCTAAGGCCACTGTGGCGGCCAGCCACCTCCGCGTAGAGTTCGGGGGCCAGGCCGGGCTAGCGGCAGCTGGGCTGAGAGGCCGCTGCCAGTGTCATGGCCACGCTGCCCGCTGTGCCGCCCGTGCCCGGCCCCCCCGCTGCCACTGCCGCCACCATACCACTGGCCCAGGGTGCGAAAGCTGCCGCCCGTCCCATCGAGACTGGCCCTGGCGGCCTGCCACGCCCCGGCACCCCCACCCTTGCCTAC CCTGCTCCTGCAACCAGCACGCCCGACGCTGCCGGTTCAACTCTGAGCTGTTCAGACTGTCGGGTGGCCGGAGTGGGGGTGTTTGTGAGCGGTGCCGCCACCACACAGCCGGGCGGCACTGCCACTACTGCCAACCTGGGTTCTGGAGGGACCCTAGCCAGCCTATCTCCAGCCGCAGGGCCTGCAGGG CCTGCCAGTGCCACCCTATTGGGGCAACAGGAGGAACCTGCAACCAGACCAGTGGGCAGTGCACCTGCAAGTTAGGGGTCACAGGCCTGACCTGCAACCGCTGTGGCCCTGGCTACCAGCAGAGCCGTTCCCCCAGGATGCCCTGCCAGC GAATTCCAGAGGCAACAACCACCCTTGCCACTACTCCTGGTGCTTATAGCTCTG ACCCTCAGTGTCAAAACTACTGCAATATGTCGGACACCAGGGTACACATGAGCCTTCGGAGGTACTGCCAGCAGGACCATG TTCTCCGCGCGCAGGTGCTAGCGTCCGAGGCGGCGGGCCCAGCATGGCAGCGGCTGGCCGTGCGCGTGCTGGCCGTTTACAAGCAGCGGGCGCAGCCCCTGCGACGCGGCGACCAGGACGCCTGGGTGCCCCGCGCCGACCTGGCCTGCGGCTGCCTGCGCCTACAGCCAGGCACCGACTACCTGCTGCTGAGCAGCGCAGTGAGCGACCCCGACCCCACGCGCCTCATCCTCGACCGCCACGGCCTCGCGCTGCCATGGAGGCCGCGCTGGGCCCGGCCCCTGAGGCGGCTGCAGGAGGAGGAGCGCGCCGGAGGCTGCCGCGGCCTGCGGGCAcccacacccagccccaggccGGACCACTAG